A stretch of DNA from Treponema pectinovorum:
GTACATAGAGCCAATGGTAAAAAATCCTCCAAAACCACAAGTTGCAATAATCGGCGGTGCAAAGGTTTCTTCTAAAATTGCAGTCCTTGAATCCCTCTTAAAAAATGCTTCTGCTTTGATAATTGGCGGAGGAATGGCATACACATTCTTAAAAGCACAGGGGCATTCGGTTGGTAAATCTCTCGTAGAAGATGACTTTATCGATACTGCAAAAAAACTTCTTGCAGATGCAAAAGCAAAGGACGTAAAAATTGTCCTTCCAGTAGACCACGTTGCTGCTACAGAGTTCTCTCCAGATGCAAAACCTGTTGCCGTTGATTCAATCGATATACCAGCAGACCTTATGGCAATGGATGTTGGTCCAAAAACTGTTGAAGAATACAAGAAAGTTCTTTCCACTGCAAAATCAATCGTATGGAACGGACCTGTTGGCGTTTTTGAATTTGACGCATTCGCAAAGGGAACTCAAGAAGTTGCACAGCTCGTCGCAGAAGCAACTGGCAGAGGTGCAATGACCGTAGTAGGCGGAGGAGATTCTGTCGCTGCTGTAAACAAATTCAATCTTGCAGACAAAATGAGCCATGTTTCTACAGGTGGCGGTGCTTCACTTGAATTTTTGGAAGGCAAAACTCTTCCAGGAATCGCAATTCTCGCGACAAAATAATTCAAGCCTGCAAAAAATGCTCCTAAAAAAACGCAATTTTAGAAGCATAAAATTTAAAGCCTGATTTTTTATTTGGGCGGCTTTTTGCTTGCGCAAAAATCAGGCTTTGCAGGGTTCCGCTATCGCCGCACAGGACGTGCGACCTACAAAAGTTGCAGACAGTTTTGCAAAAAACTGTCTGTTAAAGAAAAACACGGAAGTTTTTCTTTAACCCAATCCTTGCCGCACAAGATGTGCGACCTACAAAAGTTGCAGACAGTTTTGTAAGAACTGTCCGTTCAAGAAAAACACGGAGGTTTTTCTTTAAACCCAATCCTTGCCGCTAAGGTCTGACGCAAGGTGCGATTTCCTTTCATAACATAACTCGCCAGTTTCAAAATTTACATTCAAAAGTTAAAACTTATGTGACTCAAAGCGTATACAATCGCTCGCTTTTTTTTGACATTACATCTTTTTAATATTAAAATTACGTACTTCTATCGTGTTATTGATTGAATTTTGGAGGAAAAAATGCGCTCAACTTATATCGCCGGCAACTGGAAAATGAACATGGAAAAGCAAAGTTCTATAAATCTCGTAAAGGAACTTGTTTCCAGTTTGGGCGATTGCAAAAATAAAGTTATGATTGCTCCTCCTTTTGTCTATTTAGATGCAATTTCTTCTTTAGTAAAAGGTACAAATATTTTACTTGGTGCTCAAAATTGTGCTGCAACAGATAATGGAGCGCACACAGGCGAAATCTCCGTAAACATGCTCAAAGATTTAGGCGTTCAGGTTGTAATCCTTGGGCATTCAGAGCGCAGATATGAATTTGGCGAATGTGATGAACTTATAAATATGAAAGTTTTGCGAGCGTTGGCTTCTGGCTTAGACGTTATAATCTGCATTGGAGAGTTGCTTGCACAAAGGGAAGTCGGCAGGGCGGAAAAAGTCTGCGAGCGTCAGTTAAATTCTGCCTTGCTCGGTGTTTCTAAAGAACAGCTTTCTCATGTTACAATCGCATACGAGCCAGTATGGGCTATTGGAACAGGAAAAACTGCAACTCCAAACGATGCACAGCAGATTCACAATTATGCACGCAAAGTTATTGCAAAAATGTATGATAAAGAAGCAAGCGAAAACATAATCATTCAATATGGCGGTTCAATGAATGTAAAAAATTACAAAGATTTGCTTGCTCAAGAAGATGTTGACGGTGGATTGATAGGTGGAGCAGCGTTAAAAGCCGAAACTTTTATTCCAATCTGCAACGGCTGAGTTTTCATTTTTCTAATCGTATTGATTAAATCATTTTAAAAGAATAAAATACTTTCCATTCTGCATTGGTGTTTTTATGCCCTGTGGATAATTTTCTCATCAATTTTAGGACTTGCTAGCAAGCCCTTGGAGGATAAAGTGGTCAAAATAAGACTCAAGAAATTCGGTACAAAAAAGCGTCCAGCGTACCGCATCGTAGTGCAGGATTCACGCAAACCTCGTGACGGCACAACAATAGAAGAGATTGGAACTTACGATCCAATTTCTGCTGGCGAACAGTTTACTGTAAATGAAGAACGCGCAAAGTACTGGGTTAGCGTAGGAGCTCAACCTACTGACATGGTTCGCAAACTTTTCAGTACAAAAGGTCTTAACAAATAATCAAACGGGAGTAACGAGGAATGGAAAAAGACCTGATTGAATACATTGCAAAATCATTGGTCGATGATCCTAGTGCAGTCTCGGTAACAGAAACCGAGGGTGAACGTGGTTCTGTATTGGAACTCCGTGTTGCCCAGGGCGATATTGGTAAGGTGATTGGCAAATACGGTCGTATTGCAAAAGCATTGAGGACTGTTTTAAGCGCTTCTTCTTCAAAAGATGGAAGACGCTGTAGTCTGGAAATTTTGGATTAGTTTTCATGACAGAACAGTTTATTGTTGGTTTTATTCGTGGCTCGCATGGAGTTTCGGGTAATATGAAAATTGAAAGTGCTTCTGGCGAATATGAGCATTTCTATTCAATGAAAGAAGTTACTTTGAGGGACGGCAAAACAGGAGATTCAAAGGTTTTTAAAGTTGAATCTTTAAAGGTCGGTGCTGACACCTTGTATTTAAAACTTGTAGGTATAGATTCCTCCGAAGATGTTCGTAAGCTCAACGGATGGCAGATTGTTGTACCTCGAAAATATGCCAAAAAACTCGGCAAAAACGAGTGGTATGTTGAAGACCTAAAAAATTGTGCCTTGGATTTTTATCCTGAACAGGCAAAAGACGGATTGGCAGTTTGGACTGCGCCTGCTGTCGGTAAGGCTGTAACAGTGGGAACAATCACAGACGTAATAGAAGGCGGTTCTGGAAATCTCTTAGAGATTTTGCTGGCCGAGAATTGTGATTTGCTTGAAAAAAGCGTTGAATCTTCTACAAAAAAAGGAAAGAGGCGAACGGTTTATGTTCCGTTTAATCCAAACTTTGTAAGAAATGTCGATGTAAAAAACAAGCACATTCAGTTGATGCACCTCTGGATTCTAGAGTAATTCTATGAAATTTACCGTGCTGACCTTATTTCCTGAGATTCCGCGCGCTTTTTTTGAAACCTCAATCATGGCGAAGGCGGTTGAAAAGGGACTCATTGCTTACGATTTAGTGAATATCAGGGATTTTGCCTTTGATAAGCACAAGACTTGTGATGACAAACCGTACGGAGGCGGAGCTGGACAGTTGATGCTGGCAGAACCTCTTGGGCGCGCTTTAGACAGCGTAAAGGCTTATAAGAAACACGTAATTTATGTTACACCATCTGGAAAGTCTTTTACACAGGCAAAGGCGCAAGAATTGAGCCAAAAGGACGAAATTGTCCTTATATGCGGAAGATACGAAGGTATTGACCAGCGTATAATAGACGAGTACGTTGATGACGAAATTTCGATTGGAGATTACGTTATGTCCAGCGGTGAAGTTGCAACAACCGTTATAATCGATTCTGTTTACAGATTGGTTGACGGAGTTATAACACACGAATCGCTGGAAGAGGAAAGTTATTCTGGCGGACTTTTAGAATATCCTCAGTACACTCGCCCAAAAGTGTATAAAGGCATGGAAGTTCCAGATATTTTAACTGGAGGAAACCATGAACATATTCGAAAGTGGCGTTTGCAAAAGCAACTCCAAAAGACCCTTGCAAATAGACCAGATTTGGTTGCACAGGCAAGGTTAAAAGGACAGCTCACTGCAGAAGCCGAAAAAATGATTGAGGAACTGATGGGAATGCAGTTAAAAAAGCATGAACACAGAAAGCACCGTGGCAGAAAGTCAACGGTTAATCAGGAGAATGACAATGGATCTTATTAAGACTATTGAAGAACGACAGAAAAAAGAAAATACCTTGCTTTATAAAGTTGGCGATACAGTTGTTGTACACTTTGAAATCATCGAAGGTAAAGTAAAGCGTATTCAGAAATATGAAGGCATTGTAATTTCTATAAAGGGTTCAGGTGTTCGAAAGACATTTACAGTGCGCAAGAATTCTTACGGAGTAGGCGTAGAGCGCGTATTCCCTGTAAACAGTCCTCGCGTAATAAAAGTTGAACTTGTAAAAACAGGCAAAGTTAGGCAGTCAAAACTTTACTATTTGCGCGATAAAATCGGTAAAGATGCAAGAATTAAAGAATTGCTTGGACCAAAAGCAAATGCTCGCATTGCAGCTTCTCGTGCTGCAAACAAAGCTGCTGATGTTGCAGAAGAAGCAATCAATGCAGAAGCAAAGGCAGCAAATGCAACTTCTGAACCTGCTAAATAATATCGTTTAATCGGTTAGTTAGAACCTGGAACATGATATAATGTTTCAGGTTTTTTTTATGTCTTCCAATGTTCGCATAGTAAATGAGAGCCTTTCATCTCTACAAAAATCCAATTCTCATTTGGTAAATGGTAGCATTGTAAATGGACGTGTTATTTCTGCAAAGGGAGATGATTCTTACGTACTAAGCCTTTGTGGAAAAAAAATTGAAGTTCAGTCAAATATTTTATTAAAGGAAGGAACGCCTTTTCGAGCTCGCCTTGAAGTAAGACAAAACACAGTTTTTATAAAATTGATTTCGGATTTTAAAGATAAAAATTCGCAGTCCGCTCAAATTCTTAAATTCAATTCAAACGAAAAAAATTATTCGTCGCTTTTGCAAGATTTGGGACTTCCTCTCGTGCCAGAAAGTTTTAAACTCGTTCAATTTGCGCTTTCTATGGGAATAAAACTGGAAAGTCCAAAATTAAGAAAAGCACTGCTTGCAGGAGATGACGGAAACGAAAAATCTTTAGAAAAATCTCAAACTGCACTTTTGCTTACTGAAAAAGGAATCGATTTTTCGGACAAAACGGTGGAAAAAATTCAGCAAAGTTTTTATGGACAGAAAAAAGATGATGAAAAAGACCAGAAGACTCTCGAAAATAAAAAAACAAAAATCAAAAAAACAGGAAAGGAGGACATAAAAAATTATTTAGAGCAGGCAGATGATGCTTCAAAAAATGCTCAAATTGGACTTTTAACGCTTTTTAATTCGATAAAAGCAAAGGATACAGACAAACTGCACTGGATTGTTTTGCCTTTTGAGTGGGACTATAGAAAATTTAGTGGAGTAATTAGAGTTTTATATTCGGAAGATGAAAAAAATTTTAAAAAACTAGTTGTAAATTGTGACAATTCCGTTAAATTCTATTCTTTTGTGTTATATTTTGAAAAAGGAAGGGTAAGTCGCGTAAAAGTTGCAGCAAAAGATGACTTTTCGCAAACTTCCAAAGAATTCTTACATGCAAAATTTGAAGAACTTTTTGGGGAAGCAGATTTTGAAGTTGTAGAATTTGAAAAACTTGAAGGGTTTACAACTGACGAGAATATTTTTACCTTTTTTAGAGGAGAAGCCTAGTGTTCAAAGATAAAAAGGCTGTTTCCTTACGATATCCGTCGACTGCTCAAGCACCTTTCATAACTGCTACAGGAAAGAATCTTGTTGCAGAAAAAATACTCAAAATTGCAAAAGAAAATGGCATCGCTATTGTAGAAAACAAAGAATTAACCGATGTGCTTTTTTTGGAATCTCCTGGAAACCTAATTCCAGAAAGTGTCTACGAAGCGGTTGCAAAGGTTTTCTGTTTTATACAAGCGATTGAAGAAAAGGAGCAAAACTATGATTAACACATTGTCAAAAACTCAAAAAAGCTTCACTAAAATAAATTCTTCTGACGTAGTTCTTGGAAGGCGATATTCTGCTCCTGTTTTTTTTGATGACGGTTCAAATATGTTTTTGGCAGAAGGTAAAACTGTAAAAAAATATCATCTCGATGCGTTAAAGCGATGGTCAATTCCTTTTCTTTTGACTTATGGACACGTAATAGCCGATGAAGACATCGTTGTGAATAACGATTATATTGAAGAATTGGAAGAAGTAGAAGAACTTGAAGAATTAGAAGAAATCGTTTGATAAAGCCAGTTAATAAATGAATTATCCCGATGAAAGACTTTCGAAAAAAAATATTGGGGACAAAGGCGAAGAAAAAGCTGTAAATTTTTTGATTTTAAATGGTTATGATGTAATCGCGCGAAATTGGCGGACAAGGCGTGGCGAAATTGATATAATAGCCAAAAAAGATGATATTATCGTTTTTGTCGAAGTAAAAACTCTGCCTAGCGGTGGATTAGAAACTTTATGTCATGAGTTAAATCTTAGAAAGCAAAAAAGAATTATCGAAACTGCTAAATTCTTTCTTGAAAAATATCGACAATATAATAACAGCCGAATCCGTTTTGACGTACTCGTCATAGATATGCCAGGATTTGAAGCTGTTTATCATATTCCTAATGCTTTCTCGGAGTGATAGTATGACAGCAATTTCTACAACATCTAAAAAAATGTATTCTGACAGTCGTGTGCTGGAGTTAAAGCGAAAAATTCACGATTCAGAATATTTGGACTATGCTGTTCAAAGGATTGCTCAGGTTTTGAGTCAAAAACTGGTTGAAGACAACGAACGACTATACACTGGGAGAAGACATGAGCAGAGATAATTTTAGGCGTGGAAATAAAAATCGCAATAATTGGAATTCTAAAAACAGCCACAGCGGTAAAAATTTTCAAAACAAACAAGCAAAAAATAATGAAAATCCTCAATCTTCTCTAAATTCATCTTTTAAATCTTCAAATTTTCAAAATAAAAAATCTATAACGCCAGAAATGCAAAAGCAGATTGAAGAAAATGAAAACGCAATCAAAGAATTTAAATCGAATGTGGTTTTGTGCGAACTTTGCGGAGAGCCTGTTTTGGAACTTGCAAGTGCGTTAAAGAATAAAACGACAGGAAATCCTGTCCATTTTGACTGCGTTCTTAAAAAAATTGCCGAAAAAGAGAATTTGTCGCCACAAGAAAAAGTAACCTACATTGGAAACGGAAAATTTGCAATTCTTCATTTCGAAAACGTTCACGATATGCGACATTTCTCTATTGTAAAAGAAATTGAATGGGAAGAAAGGGATTCCAAGCGTGGAGAATGGAGAGATGAAATGTCCACTCTTTTCAGCCAGATAAAATAAAACCTGTCACCGTAATAATCTTAAATATAAAAAAGTTCACAGATTAAAGAGAGTTTTTATATTTTGCTCAACGGTTTGGCTTAAAACTTTTGCGTCTGTATTTCTCGCTTGTGCAATAAAATCATAACAGTAGTCTATTAAAAGTGGAGTATTTGTTTGCCCTCTAAACGGCACCGGAGCAAGATACGGCGAATCCGTTTCTAGTAAGATTCTGTCATCCGGAACATACTGCAAAAGTTTTTTCATATCGTCGATCTTTGATTTTTTTGTGTATGTTGTTCCGCCACCAAACGCAAGATACCAGCCTAAATCCAAAAATGCTTTTGCCTGTTCAAGATTGTAACTAAAGCAGTGGATAATTCCCTTGTGCCAGCCGACATTTTTTATGCATTCCAAAGTAGCTTCAAAAGCGTCTCGTGAATGAACAATCGTTGGAAGATTCATTTCTTTTGATAAAAGCAGTTGGCTTTCAAAAAGTTCCCGCTCGCCATCGTATATTTTAATGTCAAATTCTTCTTTATTCCTTGAGTCTGTGCCGGAAGGATTCCAGTGATGGTCAATTCCTCCTTCTCCTATTGCTATGAGTTTTTTCGGCGAAATTTCATTAAACGATAAAATCTCTTCTTTTAATGTTTTCATCACTTCTGTTCTATTTTTTATCGACTCGACATCTGGCCATATTCCTGCACTGTAAAAAAACATATCTTTTGCTTTTGAGCGAATTTCCAATGGCAATTTTTCAAGCGATTTTTCTACTATTTCGCGCCGTTTTAATAAATCGTCGCAGCGAGTTCCTATATCTAATACGAAGGAAGTATTTTTTTCGACAAGTTTTTCCAAAAGAACAGAGCCGTCAACCGAACATTCTGTAACGAGATTATAAAGATGAAAATGAGTATCGCTGAACATATTTATGATTTTATCAGAATAAAAAATATAACATCAATCTAGTTTAAGCCTAAATTAACGTTTATAAAAAAATGTTTGATAAAAAGCTAAGGTTTGACCATGAAATATTTAGACAATAAAATCGGTTTCGAGGTAAAAATATGAAAATTAAAAATAAGAAAAAAAGCTTGGTGTCAAAAATCCTTTCGAGCATATTTATTTCAATATTGCTCTTTAATGTCGTCCAAATTTTTTTGATTGGAAAAATTACAGCAGATGCACAGAAAAAAGACGATACTTTTGACTACGACCAGATGGTTGAAGCGTATTCGCGCGCTATAGAAAGCAAATTTGAGTCGTATTTTAAGGCTCTGGATTTTTATGTAAAAAGTGATGTTGTAAGGTTTGGAACCGAAGCACAAATTGCATCTTGGCTAAAGAGCACAAGCGAGTTTCGGGATGAAATTTTTAACTATGTCCTTTTTTGCAATAAAGACGGACTTTGTTATACAGATTTAGGCACGACAGAAATTGCTTCGCGTTCATATTATAAAGCGATTTTTAATGAAAGAAAAATACAGTATGCAAGCGATCCCTCTCTTTCGACTTCTACAAAAAGACCTGTAATTCAAATAGCAAAACCCGTAATCGTCGATTCTGAGATAATAGGTTTAATCTGCGGCAGCATCGATATTGAAGATGTAATAGAACTTATAAACAGGATAAAAATCGGCAAAACAGGTTATGCGTGGCTTTTAAGCAGTACAGGACTTGTAATCGCTCATCCTATGGAAGAGTTTGTGATGAAGAAAAGTTTTATAACAGGCCTTTCCGAAGATTATAAAGATTTGAGCGCAGTTGCATCGGAAATTTCTAAAGGATATGTTGGCTCTGCTTGGGCAAAGGGATTTAACGGTGGCAAGGATTATATAACATATCACGGAATTATAGGCTCTCCATGGGGACTTGCAATTTCTGTTCCTCAACAAGAGATTTACGATGTTGTAAGTCTTGTTATGAAGCAAATGCTAGTTTCTTCATCCGTAATAGTTGTATTTTTGCTTTTGATTTCTGGATTTTTCTTATACAAAAACATAAAACCTTTAAAAGATGTAGAAAAAGCGATAACAAACATCGCTTCTGGAAATGCAGATCTTACAAAACGGATAGAATTTAATTCCAACAACGAAATTGGCAATGTTGTAAAAGGCTTTAATGCTTTTGCAGGCAAATTGCAGTCGATAATAGGCGATATAAAAAATTTAAAAGAAGAACTTTCGATTCACGGCGAAGATCTTTCGTGTAGAGCAAGAGATACTGCAAATGCAATATCACAGATAATAGCAAATATCAATGGAATTCGTTTGCAGATTGAAAACCAAAGCAAGAGCGTACAAGGAACTGCCGGGGCTGTAAATCAGATAGCGTCAAATATCGAATCTTTGGATAAAATGATAGAAAATCAGTTTGCTGGCGTTGAACAAGCGTCTGCGGCTGTTGAACAGATGATGGGAAATATTTCTTCTATAAATATTTCTGTTGATAAAATGGCTTCATCATTTAAAACTTTGCAAACAGACTCTCAAGAAGGTTTTTCAAAACAGGAGCTTGTAAATGAGAAAATTGAGCAGATAGAAAAGCAATCTGCGATGTTGCAGGAAGCAAATGAGGTCATATCTTCTATCGCATCGCAAACAAACCTTTTGGCAATGAACGCTGCAATAGAAGCCGCACACGCAGGGGATGCTGGAAAGGGATTTTCTGTAGTTGCAGACGAAATTCGTAAGCTTTCGGAAACTTCAACAATTCAATCAAAAACAATAGGCGACCAGCTCGAACTTATTCAAACTTCAATCGAATCAGTTGTTAAATCTTCTACACAATCAAGCGAGTCCTTTAGGAGCGTTTCTAAACAGCTAACAATTACGGATCAACTTGTAATGCAGATAAAAGCTGCCCTTGAAGAGCAAAACGAAGGTTCTCAGCAGATAAAAGAAGCGTTGCATGCAGTAAACGAAAGTTCAAGCGAAGTAAAAAATTCTTCTTCTGAAATGTCTGCTGGAAACAAAGCGATTTTGGATGAAATAAAAACTCTTCAGGATGTAACTTTTTCTATGAAAGAAAGCATGGAAAATATGTCGAATGGCGCTAAAAAGATAAACGAAACTGGGGGTTCTTTGAATACGATTTCTTCAAAAGTAAAATCTACTATAGATAAGGTGGGAGAACAGGTTGATAAGTTTACTGTTTAAACTATAACAAGACTCTAATAAATTATTTTTTGACTTATAAAACTAAGTCGTTTATGATTTAAAATAGATTATTAAAAATAAGTCATAAGGAGGCTTTTAAAAAATGAAAAAAATTCTTGTTGTTGCCCTTTCGATCGTAGTTGCACTTGGAATTACAAGTTGTGGAAAAGGTAAAAAAGCAGATTATCCAAAAAAGGGTGTTACAATGATTTGCCCTTGGGGTGCTGGTGGTGGAACGGATGCTATTCTTAGAGCAGTTTGTTCTTCTGCAGAAAAATATTTAGGAACTACAATCACCGTAGAAAATAAGACAGGTGGTGCAGGTTCAATCGGTTACCGCGCTATAAAAGATGCTAAGCCAGATGGATACACAATAGGAATGATAACATTCGAATTGAGTTCAAATCCTTGGCAGGGCTTGCAGGATTTTACATACGAAGCATACGATCCACTTTTAATGGTTAATACAGATGCTGCTACAATCACTGTAAAGGGCGATGCTCCTTACAATACTCTTGCAGAATTTGTTGACTACTGCAAAAAAAATCCAGGGAAAGTAAACATCGGAAACTCTGCTCCAGGTTCAGTATGGCACATTGCTGCAGGTCTTTTTGCTTCACAGGCTGGAATTGATGTAAAACACGTTCCTTTTGAAGGTGCTGCTGGTGCTGTAACTGCTGTTGCAGGTGGACACATCGAAGCAGTTTCAGTTTCTCTTGCAGAAGTAAAATCTCAACTTGATGCTGGAAACGTAAAAGTTCTCGCTATAATGGATTCAAAGCGCCCTGTAGCATATCCTAACATCCCTACAATGAAAGAATTGGGATACGATATTGAATATGGAACTTGGCGTGGAATTGGACTTCCTAAAGGAATTTCAAAAGACATAAAAGATAAACTTTTTGACGTATTTACAAAGGCTATGAATGATCCTGACTTTATTGCGGCAGCAAAGAAGTTGAATCAGAACATTACTTACATGGATAGCGAAGTATTTGCAGCCTTCTTAAAGACCAATTATGAAGGTACAGGTGCAACAATGAAAAAACTCGGTCTTGTAAAATAAGTTATTTAAATA
This window harbors:
- a CDS encoding phosphoglycerate kinase, coding for MIKTVKDVDLKGKRIIMRVDFNVPMKDGVVQDDTRIMAALPTIKYILEQEPRSLVLMSHLGDPKKDVKKAQEKAEKAGKTWTDADTQKFIDGKNRMKPVVDYFASKLGKEVVFLSDALGQKQAIDSLPNGAVAMLENVRFHKEETSKDDSEREAMAKELASYGDIFVNDAFGTAHRDQASTATIAKFMKTQPVGGFLMEKEVKYIEPMVKNPPKPQVAIIGGAKVSSKIAVLESLLKNASALIIGGGMAYTFLKAQGHSVGKSLVEDDFIDTAKKLLADAKAKDVKIVLPVDHVAATEFSPDAKPVAVDSIDIPADLMAMDVGPKTVEEYKKVLSTAKSIVWNGPVGVFEFDAFAKGTQEVAQLVAEATGRGAMTVVGGGDSVAAVNKFNLADKMSHVSTGGGASLEFLEGKTLPGIAILATK
- the tpiA gene encoding triose-phosphate isomerase, translating into MRSTYIAGNWKMNMEKQSSINLVKELVSSLGDCKNKVMIAPPFVYLDAISSLVKGTNILLGAQNCAATDNGAHTGEISVNMLKDLGVQVVILGHSERRYEFGECDELINMKVLRALASGLDVIICIGELLAQREVGRAEKVCERQLNSALLGVSKEQLSHVTIAYEPVWAIGTGKTATPNDAQQIHNYARKVIAKMYDKEASENIIIQYGGSMNVKNYKDLLAQEDVDGGLIGGAALKAETFIPICNG
- the rplS gene encoding 50S ribosomal protein L19, with protein sequence MDLIKTIEERQKKENTLLYKVGDTVVVHFEIIEGKVKRIQKYEGIVISIKGSGVRKTFTVRKNSYGVGVERVFPVNSPRVIKVELVKTGKVRQSKLYYLRDKIGKDARIKELLGPKANARIAASRAANKAADVAEEAINAEAKAANATSEPAK
- a CDS encoding TatD family hydrolase, producing MFSDTHFHLYNLVTECSVDGSVLLEKLVEKNTSFVLDIGTRCDDLLKRREIVEKSLEKLPLEIRSKAKDMFFYSAGIWPDVESIKNRTEVMKTLKEEILSFNEISPKKLIAIGEGGIDHHWNPSGTDSRNKEEFDIKIYDGERELFESQLLLSKEMNLPTIVHSRDAFEATLECIKNVGWHKGIIHCFSYNLEQAKAFLDLGWYLAFGGGTTYTKKSKIDDMKKLLQYVPDDRILLETDSPYLAPVPFRGQTNTPLLIDYCYDFIAQARNTDAKVLSQTVEQNIKTLFNL
- a CDS encoding YraN family protein; this translates as MNYPDERLSKKNIGDKGEEKAVNFLILNGYDVIARNWRTRRGEIDIIAKKDDIIVFVEVKTLPSGGLETLCHELNLRKQKRIIETAKFFLEKYRQYNNSRIRFDVLVIDMPGFEAVYHIPNAFSE
- a CDS encoding KH domain-containing protein — translated: MEKDLIEYIAKSLVDDPSAVSVTETEGERGSVLELRVAQGDIGKVIGKYGRIAKALRTVLSASSSKDGRRCSLEILD
- a CDS encoding Bug family tripartite tricarboxylate transporter substrate binding protein; the protein is MKKILVVALSIVVALGITSCGKGKKADYPKKGVTMICPWGAGGGTDAILRAVCSSAEKYLGTTITVENKTGGAGSIGYRAIKDAKPDGYTIGMITFELSSNPWQGLQDFTYEAYDPLLMVNTDAATITVKGDAPYNTLAEFVDYCKKNPGKVNIGNSAPGSVWHIAAGLFASQAGIDVKHVPFEGAAGAVTAVAGGHIEAVSVSLAEVKSQLDAGNVKVLAIMDSKRPVAYPNIPTMKELGYDIEYGTWRGIGLPKGISKDIKDKLFDVFTKAMNDPDFIAAAKKLNQNITYMDSEVFAAFLKTNYEGTGATMKKLGLVK
- the trmD gene encoding tRNA (guanosine(37)-N1)-methyltransferase TrmD, which produces MKFTVLTLFPEIPRAFFETSIMAKAVEKGLIAYDLVNIRDFAFDKHKTCDDKPYGGGAGQLMLAEPLGRALDSVKAYKKHVIYVTPSGKSFTQAKAQELSQKDEIVLICGRYEGIDQRIIDEYVDDEISIGDYVMSSGEVATTVIIDSVYRLVDGVITHESLEEESYSGGLLEYPQYTRPKVYKGMEVPDILTGGNHEHIRKWRLQKQLQKTLANRPDLVAQARLKGQLTAEAEKMIEELMGMQLKKHEHRKHRGRKSTVNQENDNGSY
- a CDS encoding methyl-accepting chemotaxis protein; protein product: MKIKNKKKSLVSKILSSIFISILLFNVVQIFLIGKITADAQKKDDTFDYDQMVEAYSRAIESKFESYFKALDFYVKSDVVRFGTEAQIASWLKSTSEFRDEIFNYVLFCNKDGLCYTDLGTTEIASRSYYKAIFNERKIQYASDPSLSTSTKRPVIQIAKPVIVDSEIIGLICGSIDIEDVIELINRIKIGKTGYAWLLSSTGLVIAHPMEEFVMKKSFITGLSEDYKDLSAVASEISKGYVGSAWAKGFNGGKDYITYHGIIGSPWGLAISVPQQEIYDVVSLVMKQMLVSSSVIVVFLLLISGFFLYKNIKPLKDVEKAITNIASGNADLTKRIEFNSNNEIGNVVKGFNAFAGKLQSIIGDIKNLKEELSIHGEDLSCRARDTANAISQIIANINGIRLQIENQSKSVQGTAGAVNQIASNIESLDKMIENQFAGVEQASAAVEQMMGNISSINISVDKMASSFKTLQTDSQEGFSKQELVNEKIEQIEKQSAMLQEANEVISSIASQTNLLAMNAAIEAAHAGDAGKGFSVVADEIRKLSETSTIQSKTIGDQLELIQTSIESVVKSSTQSSESFRSVSKQLTITDQLVMQIKAALEEQNEGSQQIKEALHAVNESSSEVKNSSSEMSAGNKAILDEIKTLQDVTFSMKESMENMSNGAKKINETGGSLNTISSKVKSTIDKVGEQVDKFTV
- the rpsP gene encoding 30S ribosomal protein S16; translated protein: MVKIRLKKFGTKKRPAYRIVVQDSRKPRDGTTIEEIGTYDPISAGEQFTVNEERAKYWVSVGAQPTDMVRKLFSTKGLNK
- a CDS encoding phosphohydrolase encodes the protein MINTLSKTQKSFTKINSSDVVLGRRYSAPVFFDDGSNMFLAEGKTVKKYHLDALKRWSIPFLLTYGHVIADEDIVVNNDYIEELEEVEELEELEEIV
- a CDS encoding EscU/YscU/HrcU family type III secretion system export apparatus switch protein: MFKDKKAVSLRYPSTAQAPFITATGKNLVAEKILKIAKENGIAIVENKELTDVLFLESPGNLIPESVYEAVAKVFCFIQAIEEKEQNYD
- a CDS encoding ribosome maturation factor RimM, whose amino-acid sequence is MTEQFIVGFIRGSHGVSGNMKIESASGEYEHFYSMKEVTLRDGKTGDSKVFKVESLKVGADTLYLKLVGIDSSEDVRKLNGWQIVVPRKYAKKLGKNEWYVEDLKNCALDFYPEQAKDGLAVWTAPAVGKAVTVGTITDVIEGGSGNLLEILLAENCDLLEKSVESSTKKGKRRTVYVPFNPNFVRNVDVKNKHIQLMHLWILE